From the genome of Bombus pascuorum chromosome 2, iyBomPasc1.1, whole genome shotgun sequence, one region includes:
- the LOC132916440 gene encoding putative leucine-rich repeat-containing protein DDB_G0290503 isoform X1 translates to MLNIILCWICWLFWAGLPTLTAYPVSSSIRTDLPYSYASSKWERYWIQYTLGLLSVTATAFTLVGCLCCRRPRRPKGFQDKTGKCNQEFKDGNNIGQESVFEHSLEGLELNVPHVLVASERVQFEPLPVEHIISGPRNIAKPKPLPLSTSFFEEHDSDSNTLPEHCHEWFDAQDLCVPREKLKYLREIGHGWFGKVVEGRADLEGRRRTSKNGGVIVRILTEEATMKEKAWFLGEATPYLKLHHQNILTLLGFCLETDPYLLLFESCSVGDLKGFLLSNHDKKSQEALNKENIPIRMALDIAAGLKHMHSHGFVHTDLSARNCLVASDLSAKLGDYGTGVEKYPEDYYVVGDRALPIRWSAPESVECTDTTIETREITSQANMWSYAIFLWEIITWGNKPYHDKSDEQVIQMLLPLRTDLLSNGIQVLQTYLENCPSNIYQAIHLCLNLNPQKRPNLDEVKQLLLNEYTEYLDFEQRWENLRVNTKHVRSASLQDLRGSIDSDYWTTIVDDTPRQSSFRLGPGELVKNVPNFKNIIHHESSSETEEESWKGRIEQGVYTEKVKQKSKSVTDLMVLVHIDFDSDAELSMGAQMSEKYGKKKLPATGSDSDLRHSIHADEFDEALRKLRDPLPNNTCNKIRMLDISERPKLLTLTMDQTQTPILRLSLNDQASDTRSVASASTEACSEKHVLRLLSKGDPNFPLLRYVPDDTPSCEMLEENNKSQSNDPFKYENSDNTCFPNNFSVSFGTDESNLVDVALWNHALDSALEKKVPGFLDEGEFNEYIESSSKQENNTTPKLTVTIESTSDTLQSQKHSMYNASDKFPNEEDIDINRRCLPNEDEEERKQLSTPDDEQSSDSGFRDKESCEEEENVYALIPSTSTNDSTANIPIYTEEEQLQILFELDTILDAEYYATLPDSGKMTENLTSINYTENKILSTNEDESDSIHTIDTVVEIENNENCTPNISLVETDIKLVSEDKQEIQAENIIDIKKNMELKHLSDTNFSSQETDLEQHNIQTDIKYFKEQGELKQYLQNKDENEIEIKNRNEIGISNDNDNVIINANEHEDKNKIENKSKYENDIKNREENENINSNKFEDENDKENKNQIESKNDKKNENENKHENNIENNDERETRNKIENEKEIEKIYESDNEKEVGKINENEIEDEDSSTMSLHSDNSYVSFDIEEEFVTAIRNELREKLPCAQMSVVEPLEAHDDDNPSISSDIDSKHWDDDDSEESSNQGSGGVGISIRYNVYDSPLSPIQEERESTLTSESLISNSRDTSIASKESVTSDDVLLVDTRTNKMILLEGLGEKLQDDERDTTNGDLSEEENLDYNCSVVRSRDDKSHIMIASGGAPLPSPEEESKWQQLPSSFPLPLPLPLEDDLMSTSFGTEHGWVSQDEDDEEEEEDDEEEDENNSSSSGEFVWKRYNEPHVEQMQIRSCLSNNEGEILDADIEDEMDAEEEGEDEEEEGGEEGGEEEEEEEEEFTPSAWNATLAPHRSALRSPDKTLKSSIYNVWSIQDQKKSVWFKKQRYHCVYEYPKETLATETQGEPTTTWEPTSYSDWEEMIDEPRLDLYPLDYDDTNHTGHEEFFVSSSNRPFQFQTSESKYVSQFFPGASTSVIEERDEIDGDEQGVSQNGIDLLNDCSQSQQYQLGELRHTRDRLKLNLSTTGSPFVSNKQTKEDNVEQLHDKENMSEFLQSIDFTQDQHILSNSLNYNTLPTVPPKDIQQKKSLDPTSSKSAQCDSQEKIEPIDKCSVLTQN, encoded by the exons GAATTCAAAGATGGGAACAATATTGGTCAGGAATCAGTATTTGAACATTCTCTCGAAGGTTTAGAATTGAATGTTCCACATGTGTTAGTTGCTTCAGAGAGAGTACAGTTTGAACCTTTGCCTGTAGAACATATTATATCTGGACCTAGAAATATTGCAAAACCTAAACCATTACCTTTATCAACGTCTTTTTTTGAAGAACATGATTCTGATTCTAATACTCTCCCAGAACATTGTCACGAGTGGTTTGATGCACAGGACTTATGTGTACCCAGAGAAAAATTGAAGTATTTAAGAGAAATAGGTCATGGTTGGTTTGGAAAAGTTGTTGAAGGTCGTGCAGATTTAGAAGGACGCAGGAGAACTTCAAAAAATGGTGGTGTTATTGTGAGAATTCTTACGGAAGAAGCTACTATGAAGGAAAAAGCCTGGTTTCTTGGAGAGGCTACTCCATATTTGAAGCTACATCATCAAAATATCTTAACTTTATTAGGATTTTGTTTAGAAACTGATCCATATTTGTTACTATTTGAGTCATGTTCAGTAGGTGACCTCAAAggttttttattatcaaatcaTGATAAAAAATCTCAAGAAGCACTTAATAAAGAAAACATCCCAATTCGGATGGCACTGGATATTGCTGCTGGATTGAAACATATGCATAGTCATGGATTTGTACATACAGATTTATCTGCCAGAAATTGTTTAGTGGCATCAGACCTATCAGCAAAATTAGGAGATTATGGAACTGGTGTAGAGAAATATCCTGAAGATTATTATGTAGTTGGAGATCGTGCATTACCTATTAGATGGTCAGCACCAGAAAGTGTAGAATGTACTGATACTACTATCGAAACTAGAGAAATTACATCTCAAGCAAATATGTGGAGTTATGCTATTTTTCTTTGGGAAATTATTACATGGGGAAATAAACCATACCATGATAAGAGTGATGAACAAGTAATTCAAATGCTCTTACCTTTAAGAACTGATCTTTTATCAAATGGTATACAAGTATTGCAAACATACCTAGAAAATTGTCCATCAAATATATATCAAGCAATTCATTTATGTTTGAATTTAAATCCACAGAAAAGACCAAATTTGGATGAGGTAAAGCAACTTCttttaaatgaatatacagaatatttggATTTTGAACAAAGGTGGGAGAATCTACGAGTTAATACTAAACATGTTCGAAGTGCTAGTTTACAAGATCTTCGAGGAAGTATAGATTCAGATTATTGGACCACTATTGTCGACGATACACCTCGACAGTCGTCATTTCGGCTCGGACCTGGTGAACTAGTAAAAAACGTaccaaattttaaaaatattattcatcatGAATCTAGTTCTGAAACTGAAGAAGAAAGTTGGAAAGGACGAATTGAACAAGGAGTTTACACtgaaaaagtaaaacaaaaatcTAAATCTGTTACTGATTTAATGGTACTTGTACATATCGATTTTGATTCTGATGCAGAATTATCAATGGGAGCTCAAATGTCAGAAAAATatgggaaaaagaaattgcccGCTACCGGCAGTGATAGCGATCTTAGACATAGCATTCATGCAGATGAATTTGACGAAGCGTTAAGAAAATTACGGGATCCTTTGCCAAATAATACTTGTAATAAAATCAGGATGTTAGACATTTCAGAAAGGCCAAAATTACTGACATTAACTATGGATCAAACTCAAACTCCGATTTTGAGATTATCTTTAAATGATCAAGCATCTGACACTAGATCTGTTGCAAGTGCAAGTACAGAAGCATGCAGTGAAAAACATGTATTAAGACTTCTGTCAAAAGGGGATCCTAATTTTCCTCTTCTACGTTATGTACCTGATGATACACCTTCTTGTGAAATGTtagaagaaaacaataaatCTCAATCTAATGATCCATTTAAGTATGAAAACAGCGACAATACTTGTTTTCCTAATAATTTCTCAGTTAGTTTTGGGACTGATGAAAGCAATTTAGTTGATGTTGCACTTTGGAATCATGCATTAGATTCTGCTTTAGAAAAGAAAGTACCTGGTTTCTTAGATGAAGgtgaatttaatgaatatatagaATCTTCGTctaaacaagaaaataataccACACCAAAATTAACTGTAACTATTGAATCTACATCAGATACTTTACAATCTCAGAAACACTCTATGTATAATGCAAGTGATAAATTTCCTAATGAAGAAGATATAGACATAAACCGAAGATGTTTACCAaatgaagatgaagaagaaagaaaacaattatCTACACCTGATGATGAGCAAAGTTCTGATTCTGGATTTAGAGATAAAGAATCCTgtgaagaagaagagaatgtTTATGCTTTAATTCCTTCCACCTCTACTAATGATTCTACAGCGAATATACCAATATATACTGAAGAAGAACAGTTACAGATCTTATTTGAACTTGATACTATTCTTGATGCAGAGTACTATGCAACACTTCCTGATTCTGGAAAAATGACAGAAAACTTAActtcaattaattatacagaaaataaaattctttctacAAATGAAGATGAATCTGATTCTATTCATACTATAGATACTGTAGTTGAAATagagaataatgaaaattgtacCCCTAATATTAGTTTGGTAGAAACTGACATAAAATTAGTATCAGAAGATAAACAAGAAATACAGgcagaaaatataattgatattaagaaaaatatggaattaaaacatttaagtGATAccaatttttcttctcaaGAAACAGATTTGGAACAACATAATATACAAACAGATATTAAGTATTTCAAAGAACAAGgtgaattaaaacaatatttacaaaataaggatgaaaatgaaattgagattaaaaatagaaatgaaattggaATTAGTAATGACAAtgataatgtaattattaatgcAAATGAACATgaggacaaaaataaaattgaaaataaaagcaaatacgaaaatgatattaaaaatagagaagaaaatgaaaatataaattcaaataaatttgaagatgaaaatgataaggaaaataaaaatcaaattgaaagtaaaaatgataaaaaaaatgaaaatgaaaataaacatgaaaataatattgaaaataatgatGAAAGAGAaactagaaataaaattgaaaatgaaaaagaaatagaaaagatatatgaaagtgacaatgaaaaagaagtagggaaaataaatgaaaatgaaattgaagatGAAGATAGTTCTACAATGAGTTTACACAGTGATAATTCTTATGTATCATTTGATATAGAAGAAGAGTTTGTAACAGCAATTCGAAATGAACTTAGAGAGAAATTACCTTGTGCTCAGATGTCTGTTGTAGAACCATTAGAAGCTCATGATGATGATAATCCATCTATATCTAGTGATATAGATAGTAAACATTGGGATGATGATGATAGCGAAGAATCTTCTAATCAAGGTAGTGGAGGAGTGGGTATTTCAATAAG gtATAATGTATATGATTCACCACTTAGTCCAATCCAAGAAGAACGTGAAAGTACTCTTACCTCGGAGTCTTTAATATCAAATTCTAGGGATACATCAATCGCTTCAAAAGAATCTGTTACTTCGGATGATGTATTATTAGTTGATACTCgaacaaataaaatgattttgttAGAAGGACTAGGAGAAAAACTACAAGATGATGAACGAGATACAACCAATGGAGACTTATCTGAAGAAGAAAATCTGGATTATAATTGTTCGGTAGTTCGTTCTCGTGATGATAAGTCGCACATTATGATTGCTAGTGGTGGGGCACCTTTACCAAGTCCAGAGGAGGAATCTAAATGGCAACAATTGCCTTCATCTTTTCCATTGCCATTACCTTTACCATTAGAAGATGATTTAATGTCAACAAGTTTTGGAACAGAGCACGGGTGGGTTAGTCAGGATGAAGATGatgaagaagaggaggaagatgACGAAGAAGAGGATGAAAATAATAGCTCCAGCTCTGGTGAATTTGTATGGAAA AGGTATAATGAACCGCATGTCGAGCAAATGCAAATTCGAAGTTGTTTAAGTAATAATGAAGGAGAAATACTAGATGCTGATATCGAGGATGAAATGGATGCAGAAGAAGAAGGGGAGGATGAAGAGGAAGAAGGtggagaagaaggaggagaagaagaagaagaggaagaagaagaatttacACCATCAGCTTGGAATGCAACATTAGCGCCTCATCGTTCTGCACTAAGATCTCCagataaaacattaaaatctaGT atttataaTGTATGGTCTATTCAGGATCAAAAAAAGAGTGTGTGGTTTAAGAAACAGCGCTATCACTGTGTATACGAATACCCGAAGGAAACACTGGCTACAGAAACTCAAGGAGAACCAACCACTACTTGGGAACCAACTTCATATAGtg ATTGGGAGGAAATGATAGACGAACCACGATTAGATCTGTATCCCCTTGATTATGATGATACCAATCATACTG GACATGAAGAGTTTTTCGTAAGCAGTTCAAATCGTCCGTTTCAGTTTCAAACTAGCGAGAGTAAATATGTTAGTCAATTCTTTCCTGGTGCGTCTACGTCAGTGATTGAAGAACGAGACGAAATAGATGGTGATGAACAAGGAGTATCACAAAACGGAATAGACTTGTTAAATGATTGTAGTCAAAGTCAACAATATCAATTAGGAGAATTAAGGCATACTAGAGatcgtttaaaattgaatttatctaCAACTGGCTCACCCTTTGTTTctaataaacaaacaaaagaGGATAATGTAGAACAGTTGCATGATAAAGAAAACATGTCAGAATTCTTGCAAAGTATAGACTTTACACAGGACCAACATATTCTATCAAACTCCTTGAATTACAATACGTTACCAACGGTGCCTCCCAAAGACATTCAACAAAAAAAGAGTCTTGATCCGACTTCTTCAAAAAGTGCCCAATGTGATAGTCAAGAAAAAATTGAGCCTATTGACAAGTGTAGTGTTTTGACTCAGAACTAA
- the LOC132916440 gene encoding putative leucine-rich repeat-containing protein DDB_G0290503 isoform X2, protein MLNIILCWICWLFWAGLPTLTAYPVSSSIRTDLPYSYASSKWERYWIQYTLGLLSVTATAFTLVGCLCCRRPRRPKGFQDKTGKCNQEFKDGNNIGQESVFEHSLEGLELNVPHVLVASERVQFEPLPVEHIISGPRNIAKPKPLPLSTSFFEEHDSDSNTLPEHCHEWFDAQDLCVPREKLKYLREIGHGWFGKVVEGRADLEGRRRTSKNGGVIVRILTEEATMKEKAWFLGEATPYLKLHHQNILTLLGFCLETDPYLLLFESCSVGDLKGFLLSNHDKKSQEALNKENIPIRMALDIAAGLKHMHSHGFVHTDLSARNCLVASDLSAKLGDYGTGVEKYPEDYYVVGDRALPIRWSAPESVECTDTTIETREITSQANMWSYAIFLWEIITWGNKPYHDKSDEQVIQMLLPLRTDLLSNGIQVLQTYLENCPSNIYQAIHLCLNLNPQKRPNLDEVKQLLLNEYTEYLDFEQRWENLRVNTKHVRSASLQDLRGSIDSDYWTTIVDDTPRQSSFRLGPGELVKNVPNFKNIIHHESSSETEEESWKGRIEQGVYTEKVKQKSKSVTDLMVLVHIDFDSDAELSMGAQMSEKYGKKKLPATGSDSDLRHSIHADEFDEALRKLRDPLPNNTCNKIRMLDISERPKLLTLTMDQTQTPILRLSLNDQASDTRSVASASTEACSEKHVLRLLSKGDPNFPLLRYVPDDTPSCEMLEENNKSQSNDPFKYENSDNTCFPNNFSVSFGTDESNLVDVALWNHALDSALEKKVPGFLDEGEFNEYIESSSKQENNTTPKLTVTIESTSDTLQSQKHSMYNASDKFPNEEDIDINRRCLPNEDEEERKQLSTPDDEQSSDSGFRDKESCEEEENVYALIPSTSTNDSTANIPIYTEEEQLQILFELDTILDAEYYATLPDSGKMTENLTSINYTENKILSTNEDESDSIHTIDTVVEIENNENCTPNISLVETDIKLVSEDKQEIQAENIIDIKKNMELKHLSDTNFSSQETDLEQHNIQTDIKYFKEQGELKQYLQNKDENEIEIKNRNEIGISNDNDNVIINANEHEDKNKIENKSKYENDIKNREENENINSNKFEDENDKENKNQIESKNDKKNENENKHENNIENNDERETRNKIENEKEIEKIYESDNEKEVGKINENEIEDEDSSTMSLHSDNSYVSFDIEEEFVTAIRNELREKLPCAQMSVVEPLEAHDDDNPSISSDIDSKHWDDDDSEESSNQGSGGVGISIRYNVYDSPLSPIQEERESTLTSESLISNSRDTSIASKESVTSDDVLLVDTRTNKMILLEGLGEKLQDDERDTTNGDLSEEENLDYNCSVVRSRDDKSHIMIASGGAPLPSPEEESKWQQLPSSFPLPLPLPLEDDLMSTSFGTEHGWVSQDEDDEEEEEDDEEEDENNSSSSGEFVWKRYNEPHVEQMQIRSCLSNNEGEILDADIEDEMDAEEEGEDEEEEGGEEGGEEEEEEEEEFTPSAWNATLAPHRSALRSPDKTLKSSDQKKSVWFKKQRYHCVYEYPKETLATETQGEPTTTWEPTSYSDWEEMIDEPRLDLYPLDYDDTNHTGHEEFFVSSSNRPFQFQTSESKYVSQFFPGASTSVIEERDEIDGDEQGVSQNGIDLLNDCSQSQQYQLGELRHTRDRLKLNLSTTGSPFVSNKQTKEDNVEQLHDKENMSEFLQSIDFTQDQHILSNSLNYNTLPTVPPKDIQQKKSLDPTSSKSAQCDSQEKIEPIDKCSVLTQN, encoded by the exons GAATTCAAAGATGGGAACAATATTGGTCAGGAATCAGTATTTGAACATTCTCTCGAAGGTTTAGAATTGAATGTTCCACATGTGTTAGTTGCTTCAGAGAGAGTACAGTTTGAACCTTTGCCTGTAGAACATATTATATCTGGACCTAGAAATATTGCAAAACCTAAACCATTACCTTTATCAACGTCTTTTTTTGAAGAACATGATTCTGATTCTAATACTCTCCCAGAACATTGTCACGAGTGGTTTGATGCACAGGACTTATGTGTACCCAGAGAAAAATTGAAGTATTTAAGAGAAATAGGTCATGGTTGGTTTGGAAAAGTTGTTGAAGGTCGTGCAGATTTAGAAGGACGCAGGAGAACTTCAAAAAATGGTGGTGTTATTGTGAGAATTCTTACGGAAGAAGCTACTATGAAGGAAAAAGCCTGGTTTCTTGGAGAGGCTACTCCATATTTGAAGCTACATCATCAAAATATCTTAACTTTATTAGGATTTTGTTTAGAAACTGATCCATATTTGTTACTATTTGAGTCATGTTCAGTAGGTGACCTCAAAggttttttattatcaaatcaTGATAAAAAATCTCAAGAAGCACTTAATAAAGAAAACATCCCAATTCGGATGGCACTGGATATTGCTGCTGGATTGAAACATATGCATAGTCATGGATTTGTACATACAGATTTATCTGCCAGAAATTGTTTAGTGGCATCAGACCTATCAGCAAAATTAGGAGATTATGGAACTGGTGTAGAGAAATATCCTGAAGATTATTATGTAGTTGGAGATCGTGCATTACCTATTAGATGGTCAGCACCAGAAAGTGTAGAATGTACTGATACTACTATCGAAACTAGAGAAATTACATCTCAAGCAAATATGTGGAGTTATGCTATTTTTCTTTGGGAAATTATTACATGGGGAAATAAACCATACCATGATAAGAGTGATGAACAAGTAATTCAAATGCTCTTACCTTTAAGAACTGATCTTTTATCAAATGGTATACAAGTATTGCAAACATACCTAGAAAATTGTCCATCAAATATATATCAAGCAATTCATTTATGTTTGAATTTAAATCCACAGAAAAGACCAAATTTGGATGAGGTAAAGCAACTTCttttaaatgaatatacagaatatttggATTTTGAACAAAGGTGGGAGAATCTACGAGTTAATACTAAACATGTTCGAAGTGCTAGTTTACAAGATCTTCGAGGAAGTATAGATTCAGATTATTGGACCACTATTGTCGACGATACACCTCGACAGTCGTCATTTCGGCTCGGACCTGGTGAACTAGTAAAAAACGTaccaaattttaaaaatattattcatcatGAATCTAGTTCTGAAACTGAAGAAGAAAGTTGGAAAGGACGAATTGAACAAGGAGTTTACACtgaaaaagtaaaacaaaaatcTAAATCTGTTACTGATTTAATGGTACTTGTACATATCGATTTTGATTCTGATGCAGAATTATCAATGGGAGCTCAAATGTCAGAAAAATatgggaaaaagaaattgcccGCTACCGGCAGTGATAGCGATCTTAGACATAGCATTCATGCAGATGAATTTGACGAAGCGTTAAGAAAATTACGGGATCCTTTGCCAAATAATACTTGTAATAAAATCAGGATGTTAGACATTTCAGAAAGGCCAAAATTACTGACATTAACTATGGATCAAACTCAAACTCCGATTTTGAGATTATCTTTAAATGATCAAGCATCTGACACTAGATCTGTTGCAAGTGCAAGTACAGAAGCATGCAGTGAAAAACATGTATTAAGACTTCTGTCAAAAGGGGATCCTAATTTTCCTCTTCTACGTTATGTACCTGATGATACACCTTCTTGTGAAATGTtagaagaaaacaataaatCTCAATCTAATGATCCATTTAAGTATGAAAACAGCGACAATACTTGTTTTCCTAATAATTTCTCAGTTAGTTTTGGGACTGATGAAAGCAATTTAGTTGATGTTGCACTTTGGAATCATGCATTAGATTCTGCTTTAGAAAAGAAAGTACCTGGTTTCTTAGATGAAGgtgaatttaatgaatatatagaATCTTCGTctaaacaagaaaataataccACACCAAAATTAACTGTAACTATTGAATCTACATCAGATACTTTACAATCTCAGAAACACTCTATGTATAATGCAAGTGATAAATTTCCTAATGAAGAAGATATAGACATAAACCGAAGATGTTTACCAaatgaagatgaagaagaaagaaaacaattatCTACACCTGATGATGAGCAAAGTTCTGATTCTGGATTTAGAGATAAAGAATCCTgtgaagaagaagagaatgtTTATGCTTTAATTCCTTCCACCTCTACTAATGATTCTACAGCGAATATACCAATATATACTGAAGAAGAACAGTTACAGATCTTATTTGAACTTGATACTATTCTTGATGCAGAGTACTATGCAACACTTCCTGATTCTGGAAAAATGACAGAAAACTTAActtcaattaattatacagaaaataaaattctttctacAAATGAAGATGAATCTGATTCTATTCATACTATAGATACTGTAGTTGAAATagagaataatgaaaattgtacCCCTAATATTAGTTTGGTAGAAACTGACATAAAATTAGTATCAGAAGATAAACAAGAAATACAGgcagaaaatataattgatattaagaaaaatatggaattaaaacatttaagtGATAccaatttttcttctcaaGAAACAGATTTGGAACAACATAATATACAAACAGATATTAAGTATTTCAAAGAACAAGgtgaattaaaacaatatttacaaaataaggatgaaaatgaaattgagattaaaaatagaaatgaaattggaATTAGTAATGACAAtgataatgtaattattaatgcAAATGAACATgaggacaaaaataaaattgaaaataaaagcaaatacgaaaatgatattaaaaatagagaagaaaatgaaaatataaattcaaataaatttgaagatgaaaatgataaggaaaataaaaatcaaattgaaagtaaaaatgataaaaaaaatgaaaatgaaaataaacatgaaaataatattgaaaataatgatGAAAGAGAaactagaaataaaattgaaaatgaaaaagaaatagaaaagatatatgaaagtgacaatgaaaaagaagtagggaaaataaatgaaaatgaaattgaagatGAAGATAGTTCTACAATGAGTTTACACAGTGATAATTCTTATGTATCATTTGATATAGAAGAAGAGTTTGTAACAGCAATTCGAAATGAACTTAGAGAGAAATTACCTTGTGCTCAGATGTCTGTTGTAGAACCATTAGAAGCTCATGATGATGATAATCCATCTATATCTAGTGATATAGATAGTAAACATTGGGATGATGATGATAGCGAAGAATCTTCTAATCAAGGTAGTGGAGGAGTGGGTATTTCAATAAG gtATAATGTATATGATTCACCACTTAGTCCAATCCAAGAAGAACGTGAAAGTACTCTTACCTCGGAGTCTTTAATATCAAATTCTAGGGATACATCAATCGCTTCAAAAGAATCTGTTACTTCGGATGATGTATTATTAGTTGATACTCgaacaaataaaatgattttgttAGAAGGACTAGGAGAAAAACTACAAGATGATGAACGAGATACAACCAATGGAGACTTATCTGAAGAAGAAAATCTGGATTATAATTGTTCGGTAGTTCGTTCTCGTGATGATAAGTCGCACATTATGATTGCTAGTGGTGGGGCACCTTTACCAAGTCCAGAGGAGGAATCTAAATGGCAACAATTGCCTTCATCTTTTCCATTGCCATTACCTTTACCATTAGAAGATGATTTAATGTCAACAAGTTTTGGAACAGAGCACGGGTGGGTTAGTCAGGATGAAGATGatgaagaagaggaggaagatgACGAAGAAGAGGATGAAAATAATAGCTCCAGCTCTGGTGAATTTGTATGGAAA AGGTATAATGAACCGCATGTCGAGCAAATGCAAATTCGAAGTTGTTTAAGTAATAATGAAGGAGAAATACTAGATGCTGATATCGAGGATGAAATGGATGCAGAAGAAGAAGGGGAGGATGAAGAGGAAGAAGGtggagaagaaggaggagaagaagaagaagaggaagaagaagaatttacACCATCAGCTTGGAATGCAACATTAGCGCCTCATCGTTCTGCACTAAGATCTCCagataaaacattaaaatctaGT GATCAAAAAAAGAGTGTGTGGTTTAAGAAACAGCGCTATCACTGTGTATACGAATACCCGAAGGAAACACTGGCTACAGAAACTCAAGGAGAACCAACCACTACTTGGGAACCAACTTCATATAGtg ATTGGGAGGAAATGATAGACGAACCACGATTAGATCTGTATCCCCTTGATTATGATGATACCAATCATACTG GACATGAAGAGTTTTTCGTAAGCAGTTCAAATCGTCCGTTTCAGTTTCAAACTAGCGAGAGTAAATATGTTAGTCAATTCTTTCCTGGTGCGTCTACGTCAGTGATTGAAGAACGAGACGAAATAGATGGTGATGAACAAGGAGTATCACAAAACGGAATAGACTTGTTAAATGATTGTAGTCAAAGTCAACAATATCAATTAGGAGAATTAAGGCATACTAGAGatcgtttaaaattgaatttatctaCAACTGGCTCACCCTTTGTTTctaataaacaaacaaaagaGGATAATGTAGAACAGTTGCATGATAAAGAAAACATGTCAGAATTCTTGCAAAGTATAGACTTTACACAGGACCAACATATTCTATCAAACTCCTTGAATTACAATACGTTACCAACGGTGCCTCCCAAAGACATTCAACAAAAAAAGAGTCTTGATCCGACTTCTTCAAAAAGTGCCCAATGTGATAGTCAAGAAAAAATTGAGCCTATTGACAAGTGTAGTGTTTTGACTCAGAACTAA